The following coding sequences are from one Microbacterium sp. SORGH_AS_0969 window:
- a CDS encoding GAP family protein — MSELSSLLPLAVGMAISPLPIVAVVAILLSARGRTAAPAYTGAFVLVTLAVIGVGTATSAGASAASHGEGGKIVVLVLTALLTVGFTVFAVVSWRGRPKPGTAPVAPGWLAAVDAITPARAAGLGVLMAATNSKNLPLELKGGALLGAAHLPVAVTVLLCVALAVAGSLALVLPTLLGATGLPAVVSALRRLKDEMIAHNAVIMTVLFAILAATEAAHLIHQLTA, encoded by the coding sequence ATGTCCGAGCTCTCCTCCCTCCTGCCCCTCGCCGTCGGCATGGCGATCTCGCCGCTGCCGATCGTCGCCGTCGTCGCGATCCTGCTCTCGGCGCGCGGCCGCACCGCCGCCCCCGCCTACACCGGCGCGTTCGTGCTGGTCACGCTCGCCGTCATCGGCGTCGGCACCGCGACATCGGCGGGGGCCTCGGCCGCCTCGCACGGCGAGGGCGGGAAGATCGTCGTGCTCGTGCTGACGGCCCTGCTCACGGTCGGTTTCACCGTGTTCGCCGTGGTCAGCTGGCGCGGCCGCCCGAAGCCCGGCACGGCTCCCGTGGCCCCGGGCTGGCTGGCGGCGGTGGATGCCATCACTCCCGCGCGCGCCGCCGGGCTCGGCGTGCTGATGGCCGCCACCAACAGCAAGAACCTCCCCCTCGAGCTGAAGGGCGGCGCGCTGCTGGGCGCCGCGCACCTCCCCGTCGCCGTGACCGTCCTGCTGTGCGTCGCGCTCGCCGTCGCCGGATCCCTCGCGCTGGTGCTGCCCACGCTGCTCGGCGCGACGGGCCTACCCGCCGTCGTCTCCGCGTTGCGCCGTCTGAAGGACGAGATGATCGCGCACAATGCCGTCATCATGACGGTGCTCTTCGCGATCCTCGCCGCGACCGAAGCCGCCCACCTGATCCACCAGCTCACCGCGTGA
- a CDS encoding response regulator, which produces MVTAWVRRVLVVEDQPAMRALLCDMLVHRGFEATGAADAAEATRLFADSDPDVLLTDIDLGSRPSGVELATMLTGLAPHLAVVFLSSFPGAVAGHRGPAGAVFVSKLDVTSAEVVVDAVEAALRRATPPAPTPVRASALAGLTRRQIEVLALVARGWSNEQIARERGTTTRAVERAMSRIFARLDLRAAGGTNPRVRASALYLAEFGSVA; this is translated from the coding sequence GTGGTGACCGCGTGGGTGCGACGCGTGCTCGTCGTGGAGGATCAGCCGGCGATGCGTGCGCTGCTGTGCGACATGCTGGTCCACCGCGGATTCGAGGCCACCGGAGCCGCGGACGCCGCCGAGGCGACGCGCTTGTTCGCCGACAGCGACCCCGACGTCCTGCTCACCGACATCGACCTGGGCTCGCGCCCGTCCGGCGTCGAGCTGGCCACGATGCTCACCGGTCTGGCCCCGCACCTGGCCGTGGTGTTCCTCAGCAGCTTCCCCGGGGCCGTCGCCGGGCACCGCGGCCCCGCCGGGGCCGTGTTCGTCTCGAAGCTCGACGTGACCTCGGCCGAAGTGGTGGTGGATGCCGTCGAGGCGGCACTGCGCCGAGCCACACCGCCCGCGCCGACGCCGGTGCGCGCCTCCGCTCTGGCCGGTCTCACCCGGCGTCAGATCGAGGTGCTCGCGCTCGTCGCACGCGGCTGGTCGAACGAGCAGATCGCGCGCGAGCGCGGCACCACGACGCGGGCGGTGGAGCGCGCGATGAGCCGTATCTTCGCGCGCCTCGATCTGCGCGCGGCGGGCGGAACGAACCCCCGCGTGCGTGCGAGCGCTCTCTATCTCGCCGAGTTCGGCTCCGTCGCGTGA
- a CDS encoding SDR family oxidoreductase: MSELSAPTGREPALVAQPRPDGSAPRALVLGATGYLGGRLVPRLLSAGYRVRVLARDARRVEAFPWGHDVETIEGDATDAAAVARAVDAVDVLYYLIHSMGGGRNFEDTDRRAARTVADAAAAASVSRIVYLGGLHPDDAPLSAHLRSRVEVGEILLASGVPTLVLQAGVVIGSGSASFEMVRHLTDVLPYMPAPKWVRNRIQPIAVRDVLHYLLGAARVAPNVNRAVDIGGPDVLRYGQMMNGYALEAGLHQRAIASLPVLTPRLASHWVNLVTPIPKSIARPLVESLQNDCVVKDRAIDDLVPRPEGGLLPYREAVRRALGRVNDDAIETSWQDAEVSGAPSDPLPSDPDWAGRLVYTDERTMRTSASPTQLWSVIEGIGGENGWYSSPLLWAIRGWMDRLVGGVGLARGRRSRSVVTVGDALDFWRVEAIEPGHLLRLRAEMKVPGGAWLELRASPDGDGARFDQRALFFPTGLAGRLYWLSVLPFHGLIFSGMARRITAAAESVQRDDLEPKAKAGRIAPEVPEVETVPSAADARA; the protein is encoded by the coding sequence ATGAGCGAGCTGTCCGCCCCCACCGGCCGTGAACCCGCGCTCGTCGCGCAACCCCGCCCCGACGGGTCGGCGCCGCGGGCTCTCGTGCTCGGCGCCACGGGCTACCTCGGCGGACGGCTCGTGCCGCGGCTGCTCTCCGCGGGATATCGCGTGCGGGTGCTCGCCCGCGACGCGCGGCGAGTGGAGGCCTTCCCGTGGGGGCACGACGTCGAGACGATCGAGGGCGATGCGACGGATGCCGCCGCGGTGGCCCGCGCGGTCGACGCGGTCGACGTGCTGTACTACCTGATCCACTCCATGGGCGGCGGCCGGAATTTCGAGGATACCGATCGCCGCGCGGCGCGCACCGTCGCCGACGCCGCGGCCGCGGCATCCGTCTCGCGCATCGTGTACCTCGGCGGGCTCCACCCCGACGACGCCCCGCTGTCGGCGCACCTGCGCTCGCGCGTCGAGGTGGGGGAGATCCTGCTCGCCAGCGGCGTGCCGACGCTGGTCCTGCAGGCCGGGGTCGTGATCGGGTCGGGCTCTGCGTCCTTCGAGATGGTGCGTCATCTCACGGACGTTCTCCCGTACATGCCCGCGCCGAAGTGGGTGCGCAATCGCATCCAGCCCATCGCCGTGCGCGACGTGCTGCACTACCTGCTCGGGGCGGCGCGGGTCGCCCCGAACGTCAACCGCGCCGTCGACATCGGCGGCCCCGACGTGCTGCGGTACGGCCAGATGATGAACGGATACGCCCTCGAGGCCGGACTCCACCAGCGCGCCATCGCGTCGCTGCCCGTGCTCACGCCCCGGCTGGCCTCGCACTGGGTCAACCTCGTCACACCGATCCCGAAGTCCATCGCGCGTCCGCTCGTGGAGTCGCTGCAGAACGACTGCGTCGTGAAGGATCGCGCGATCGACGATCTCGTGCCGCGGCCCGAGGGCGGACTGTTGCCGTATCGCGAGGCCGTCCGACGGGCCCTCGGGCGCGTGAACGACGACGCGATCGAGACGAGCTGGCAGGATGCCGAGGTCTCCGGCGCCCCGAGCGATCCGCTGCCGAGTGACCCGGACTGGGCCGGACGGCTGGTGTACACAGACGAGCGGACGATGCGCACGAGCGCGAGCCCCACGCAGCTGTGGTCGGTGATCGAGGGGATCGGCGGAGAGAACGGCTGGTACTCCTCGCCGCTGCTGTGGGCCATCCGGGGGTGGATGGACCGCCTGGTCGGCGGCGTGGGCCTCGCGCGCGGCCGCCGCAGCCGGAGCGTCGTGACCGTCGGCGACGCGCTGGACTTCTGGCGGGTCGAGGCGATCGAGCCCGGACACCTGCTGCGCCTGCGGGCCGAGATGAAGGTGCCCGGCGGCGCATGGCTGGAACTGCGGGCGAGCCCCGACGGCGACGGTGCGCGCTTCGATCAGCGGGCTCTGTTCTTCCCGACGGGCCTCGCCGGGCGGCTTTACTGGCTCTCGGTGCTGCCGTTCCACGGCCTCATCTTCAGCGGCATGGCGCGGCGCATCACCGCGGCGGCCGAGTCGGTCCAGCGCGACGACCTCGAACCGAAGGCGAAGGCCGGGCGCATCGCCCCTGAGGTGCCGGAGGTCGAGACGGTCCCGTCGGCGGCCGACGCGCGCGCCTAG
- a CDS encoding molybdenum cofactor biosynthesis protein B, with protein sequence MPYTAHVITVSDRSAAGLREDRGGPLAVSLLRDAGFDCGDPVVVPDGADSVEAALRAAIATGRGLVVTTGGTGIAPTDRTPEGTARVLDRELPGIAEELRRRGLSDTPLAVISRGLAGIADPGTLVVNLPGATRAVASGISVIVEIAPHVLDQLAGGDHA encoded by the coding sequence GTGCCGTACACCGCCCACGTGATCACCGTGTCCGACCGCTCGGCCGCGGGACTCCGCGAAGACCGGGGCGGTCCGCTTGCGGTCTCGCTCCTGCGGGACGCCGGCTTCGACTGCGGCGACCCGGTCGTCGTCCCCGATGGCGCCGACAGCGTCGAAGCGGCCCTGCGCGCGGCGATCGCCACGGGCCGCGGGCTCGTCGTCACGACCGGCGGCACCGGCATCGCGCCCACCGACCGCACGCCCGAGGGCACGGCGCGGGTCCTCGATCGCGAACTCCCTGGCATCGCCGAAGAGCTCCGCCGACGGGGACTCTCCGACACCCCGCTCGCGGTGATCTCGCGCGGCCTCGCCGGGATCGCCGACCCCGGCACCCTCGTGGTGAACCTTCCCGGAGCCACGCGGGCCGTGGCATCCGGAATCTCGGTGATCGTCGAGATCGCCCCCCACGTGCTCGACCAACTCGCCGGAGGAGACCACGCATGA